AGATTTTCCCCTTCTTGCAAATGCGGTTAAATTGATTTGTTATGGGCACATTTTTCAGCGTCAGAAAGTCTTGTTGCCGAATTGTTACCGAGATTACCAAATCTGTCTGTTTACTTTCCTTGAAGCGATTCTAGTGCGCCCGCACGAAAGGTTTGGAGTAGCTGAGCAATTCCAGGGTTAACACTCCGACATCTGGATTCGAGTATGTATTTAGAATGTCTTTCACAACTCCTACATGCGGCACAAACCAAGTATCCTCTTGGAAGTAGAGTCTGTTGAAGCGGCGGATTCTCACCACATGGTAAACTTCCGAATAATATCCTGCTGGCACCCGTATTGGGGAGTTATCAACCACAGTTGAAGTGTCAGCAGATTCAGGAACGCCGCGATCGTCAAATCCCCATCCTTTCCCAACATACAGAGGGAAATGCAGCGTTGGATGCGTGAAGATCCCTCCCCAAAACATTGAACCATCTGAACCGAATTGATCATAGATAGGATAACTGTCTCCCACGTAGTTAAGGACATACACGATCGAAGAACCGTTAGCCAGATATACACCCGTTACCGCAAGCTCTGCGGTGTCACGATAAGCTGTTCCACTATCGGTTGCAACATATGTCCAACTGGTTCCGACTTCGTGTGGGAAGATTCGTTTCAGGTAGGACAACCAATTCTCGTCACGATCTGCCGTTATGCTCCGGTCGTCGCCCACTATATCTGGATTGGAGGGGAAATTGATCTCCGTACAAGATATCGCCATGAGCATCAGAAGGAACAGCATGGTCGCATTTTGGATTCTCATACTACGATAGTACTCGTCGCCGTGTATATGTATCGGTTATCGCCACCGTGTTGAGGCTCATTTTAGAAAGGGTGGGGTGATTTCTATAACGAAAGCATCCAAGTTTACCGTGATAGAGGAAGCGCCCATTACGATTTACCTTTTTGCTCCTGCTTTGATGAGAAGATTGATTATTTGCTGACTGCCAGAGTTTTTCGCGTAGCTCAACGCGGTTCCAGAATTGCTATCTTCAGCATCCGTTCTGGCGCCCGCTTCCAGTAAGACTTTCGTACATTCGGTGCAGCCTTTCCTTGAAGCGAGTATGAGTGGGTTCATCCCTAGTTTATCAGCTATATTCGGATCGGCCTTTCTAGCAAGGAGCAACTTAATAGTCTCAATATTGGTATCGAGAACTGCCCGTAAAAGAGGTGAAATGTTGCCTGGTGCGACAGCATCGGGATTTGCTCCATGATCCAGAAGTGCTTTCACGACATCACTATTTTTGCTCACGACACCGAGAATTAGAATTGGGATAGACATGTCATACGGGAGATGAATCGTACGAACCAGTTCACCCATAATTCCAATGTTGTAAGTGGTAGATGCTTTGAAGTTGGCATCGGCACCATGGTTGAGCAGGAGATTGACTATCGTCGAATCCCCACCATTGCATGCCGTAGACAGTACTGTGACGCCATTGTAATTCTCTACATTTATGTTCGCGCGTGCCTCAAGCAAAGCTCTAACACAACAGGTATCACGTATCCGAGCTGCAACCATAAGAGCGGTTTCGTCTTTCATGTAAGTGAGGTAACGATTTTGCATTTGTTCAGCTTGGCGATCTGGATCCGCTTTTCTTGCAAGCAGAATCTGTACGATCTCGCAGTGCTTCTTCAATATTGCCAACATCAAAGCAGTTTCGCCTTTCAAGCTGTATTCCGTCGAGGCTGCATCAATGTGGATGTCTGCCTGGAAATTGACATCTGCGTCATGGTCCAGCAGTGTTGAAACAATCCCACCGTATCCCATTACTGCGGCTAATAACAACGCGGTTCTATCTCGCACTTCGGTGCTTGACGTTCTCACTTTCACAGAGTAATTGGGGTCAGCCCCAGCACTTAGAAGCATATCGACAAGGCCCGTATAACCACGAGCCGTCGCTTCCATGAGCGGAGACATCATTGAATCTCCGTTCACATTGACCTTCGCTCTCTTTTGAATGAGCAACTCGACAATTGTCGAATCTCCCCAAGCTGTAGCCCAGACAAGTGGTGGAATACCATCCTTCCCTTTTTGATCGACATTGGCTCCGGACGCGATCAGGGTTTTGGCTGTACCCAGGTCATGACGCTTGAGAGCATCCGAAAGATCCTGAGGATGGCCAGGGGCTTTGATGGAAAATAAGATAATCGCCAACAGAAAAACTTTAGGTATCATGTCGTTCTTCGACCTTGTTGCAAAATATGCAGATCAACTCCAACTGCTACTCGCACCTTGGGTTTTGGTGCGATATTGATTCATGCGAAGCGAGGGTGTTGAACAAGCGATTTTTATTTGCTAGACCAGCGTCGCTGTTGCGGGCGGGACTCCGAGTGAAACCTTTCCTAGCTAGTATCGATCTCGTTTAATTCGATCAAGGGATACTGTTTCAATACAATGATCTGGCTACCGAGTTGAATTACTCCCCATTCTTTGCATGCACGAACGGTTATATCCCTTCCCCTATACTTCGTAGGCATGTCGACCCAATGCTCCTTCCCCATTGCTGTTTCTTCGGCAAGTACCCGCAGACGAACATGTTCCGCGAGATGAAGGTATGGCATTAACGTGTATACAACGTTAGGAGAACGAAA
This region of Bacteroidota bacterium genomic DNA includes:
- a CDS encoding ankyrin repeat domain-containing protein; translation: MIPKVFLLAIILFSIKAPGHPQDLSDALKRHDLGTAKTLIASGANVDQKGKDGIPPLVWATAWGDSTIVELLIQKRAKVNVNGDSMMSPLMEATARGYTGLVDMLLSAGADPNYSVKVRTSSTEVRDRTALLLAAVMGYGGIVSTLLDHDADVNFQADIHIDAASTEYSLKGETALMLAILKKHCEIVQILLARKADPDRQAEQMQNRYLTYMKDETALMVAARIRDTCCVRALLEARANINVENYNGVTVLSTACNGGDSTIVNLLLNHGADANFKASTTYNIGIMGELVRTIHLPYDMSIPILILGVVSKNSDVVKALLDHGANPDAVAPGNISPLLRAVLDTNIETIKLLLARKADPNIADKLGMNPLILASRKGCTECTKVLLEAGARTDAEDSNSGTALSYAKNSGSQQIINLLIKAGAKR